A single region of the Globicephala melas chromosome 12, mGloMel1.2, whole genome shotgun sequence genome encodes:
- the NAT8 gene encoding LOW QUALITY PROTEIN: N-acetyltransferase 8 (The sequence of the model RefSeq protein was modified relative to this genomic sequence to represent the inferred CDS: inserted 4 bases in 2 codons; deleted 2 bases in 2 codons; substituted 1 base at 1 genomic stop codon) — protein sequence MAHQIHKYQENYRKWVVGLFSKVMTEHLPTTFHHILKLPRTLVLLLAGPLALFLVSGSWVLTFVASLALLAALRFPAKYHWIQFEVMXLCTDMSDITKSYFSESGSCFWVVESEGQVVGMVGAPPVKKATLWNEQLQLLHLRVALEHRGQGISKALVRTVXESAWHQGYSKVVLSTSTLQYSALALYQRLGFWKMGXFFFSTSYRLVAVSAIQFIYRLPSAQVSQALEQGGGPMICVIVD from the exons ATGGCTCATCAAATCCACAAATACCAGGAAAATTATCGCAAATGGGTCGTGGGCTTGTTCTCCAAGGTGATGACCGAGCACCTTCCCACAACCTTCCACCACATCCTAAAGCTGCCCCGAACCCTTGTGCTCTTGCTTGCA GGGCCCCTTGCCCTATTCCTGGTCTCTGGCTCCTGGGTCCTGACCTTCGTGGCCAGCCTTGCCCTCCTTGCTGCCCTGAGGTTTCCTGCCAAATACCACTGGATCCAGTTTGAGGTCAT TCTTTGCACAGACATGTCTGACATCACCAAATCCTACTTCAGTGAGAGTGGCTCCTGCTTCTGGGTGGTTGAGTCTGAGGGGCAGGTCGTGGGCATGGTGGGAGCACCACCTGTTAAGAAGGCCACCCTGTGGAATGAGCAGTTGCAGCTGCTTCACCTACGTGTGGCCCTGGAGCACCGTGGTCAGGGGATAAGT AAAGCCCTGGTCAGGACTGT CGAGTCTGCGTGGCACCAGGGTTACAGCAAAGTGGTCCTCAGCACCAGCACACTGCAGTACTCTGCCCTGGCCCTTTACCAGCGCCTCGGCTTCTGGAAGATGGGCTAGTTTTTCTTCTCCACAAGCTATAGGCTAGTTGCTGTCTCTGCAATTCAATTTATCTACCGTCTCCCCTCTGCTCAGGTCTCTCAGGCACTGGAGCAAGGAGGGGGCCCTATGATCTGTGTCATTGTGGATTAG